In Edaphobacter dinghuensis, one genomic interval encodes:
- a CDS encoding TonB-dependent receptor, with protein MALTLTVILLTATRALAQNNAPITWRGVLHNASGIAIQGASVHLRGMNRNISATTGSDGHFHLEGVLAGSYQLSVEVNHHTIRDTQPINISDPTLTVTITLSDQQSLSVAMLNEQHTGTGGEALSSQAVSELPLNKRDFSQLLLLAAGTMTDTNGATNFTQQFAINGQRGVEAVFAMDGADISDPEMGGSTFSNFNVDAVQEIRSSSGWMPAEIGRGAAGFTNIVTRSGSGGFHGSVFEFVRNSAFDARNYFDHASAEHPERIPPFRRNEFGFTNGGPVKIPGIYNGQGKMYYFGQYQGFRQVLGTTQVFPVPTAEERLGMDTTAYPGDTLVVPIDPEIAKVLARYPLPNLPTGSYGAHTYATSSKVVTNANQFSIRLDDNLSAKNHLMARFNFNNLTGPTTNPDQTAIDPSFGIQYVDRQRNVVVNFTRTISPHFTSESSLSITRSTPSFPTPNRTDPALKFSDGSYEAFNSAAGSVMTAFGNLFQAQQNFVITIARHTFKFGGEVRLNRDTTYFGTSPNGEYDFGGGTAYARSNIPSLSGTHDIHAGDPLPDTLTGLLSGSPFVYTVAVAPSYFSNGEHIGAAAINRSAGAIYAQDSWKLSDRFILDYGVRWEIYTPISERAKRTAGFLNTSDTQEYVINPQPGYKENLNGWGPRLQLTWRASRQLQFHAGGAVTVIPPNIWQDNFLTGSTPFAVYPRLTAAKGAPVPFGFTISPSQLPRAYTPTGVDIFASGNTKDVAPNTVMDINRYQRDVAALTPSHVISPLGLSGIDRSFGNGALYTWTAGFEKPLGGLTADVNYVGTAGVKLPRTSFPNAYPGADPEFARYTQFDSSGNVIGGFGLESIITATAHSTYHALQASLTGNAGHSGPSLQASYTWGKALDDTSSVSGGLGATGAVAQTYPQNPFDTHPEKGPATFDIGQAFTVSAVQDLHIENLGFLTGANRKMTTGWQVLGISTITSGSPFTVYSGVQQTGAGSNGADRPDQIAKPHLSTSRNIREDYFGKGANNASYFSIPINLPNGTGPNKGRFGTLGRNTFRGPAFYNYDFALIKDTPFGKRKSGSELVNVQFRSEFFNLFNIVTMGLPANTLEGSGFGVISKTAGNSRQIQFSLKLIY; from the coding sequence ATGGCGTTGACACTCACTGTCATTCTTTTAACGGCGACAAGAGCGCTAGCTCAAAATAACGCGCCCATCACCTGGCGCGGAGTATTGCATAACGCTTCCGGCATAGCAATACAAGGAGCATCCGTCCATCTAAGGGGGATGAACAGGAACATAAGCGCCACGACTGGCAGTGATGGGCACTTCCACCTGGAAGGAGTTCTCGCAGGCTCGTATCAGCTCTCCGTTGAGGTTAACCACCACACGATTCGAGATACTCAGCCAATCAACATATCGGATCCGACCTTGACGGTTACCATCACGCTTTCAGACCAGCAAAGCCTCTCCGTGGCCATGTTGAACGAACAGCATACTGGCACCGGCGGCGAAGCACTCTCAAGTCAGGCGGTGAGCGAACTGCCCCTGAACAAGCGTGATTTCAGCCAGTTGTTGCTATTGGCTGCCGGTACGATGACAGATACAAACGGAGCGACCAACTTTACGCAACAGTTTGCCATCAACGGCCAACGCGGCGTCGAGGCTGTCTTCGCAATGGATGGAGCAGATATCAGTGACCCTGAGATGGGCGGCTCCACCTTCTCTAACTTCAACGTAGACGCGGTGCAAGAGATTCGCTCAAGTTCCGGCTGGATGCCTGCTGAGATCGGCCGAGGCGCAGCAGGCTTCACCAATATTGTCACTCGCTCAGGAAGCGGCGGATTTCATGGCTCGGTATTTGAGTTTGTCAGAAACTCTGCATTCGATGCCCGCAACTACTTTGATCATGCATCGGCCGAACATCCAGAACGAATTCCGCCATTTCGCCGAAATGAATTCGGATTTACAAACGGCGGTCCTGTAAAAATACCCGGCATTTATAACGGCCAGGGCAAGATGTATTACTTCGGCCAGTATCAGGGCTTTCGCCAGGTCCTCGGGACCACACAGGTCTTCCCCGTGCCAACAGCAGAAGAGCGCCTGGGAATGGACACAACAGCCTATCCCGGCGATACGTTAGTTGTTCCCATAGATCCCGAAATCGCCAAGGTCCTGGCACGATATCCGCTACCCAATCTTCCAACCGGCTCTTATGGAGCGCATACCTATGCGACTTCATCGAAGGTCGTCACCAATGCGAATCAGTTCTCTATTCGACTTGATGACAATCTCTCCGCAAAGAACCATCTCATGGCTCGCTTCAACTTCAATAATCTAACGGGCCCCACGACCAATCCTGACCAAACCGCAATTGATCCTTCCTTTGGAATCCAATACGTCGACCGACAGCGCAATGTGGTCGTCAACTTTACCCGCACCATATCGCCGCACTTTACAAGCGAATCATCTCTGAGCATTACGCGCAGCACGCCATCTTTCCCCACGCCAAATAGAACAGATCCGGCACTGAAGTTCAGCGACGGCTCTTACGAAGCCTTCAACTCAGCGGCTGGATCGGTAATGACTGCATTTGGCAATTTATTCCAGGCACAACAGAACTTCGTGATAACCATAGCCCGGCATACTTTTAAGTTTGGCGGCGAAGTTCGCTTGAACCGGGATACAACATATTTCGGCACCAGCCCGAATGGAGAATACGACTTCGGCGGCGGCACTGCGTATGCAAGATCCAATATACCGTCGTTAAGTGGAACCCACGATATCCACGCCGGAGATCCACTGCCAGATACCCTGACAGGCCTGCTCTCAGGCAGCCCCTTTGTCTATACCGTTGCTGTCGCACCAAGTTATTTTTCTAACGGAGAACATATTGGAGCAGCAGCGATCAATCGAAGCGCGGGAGCTATCTATGCCCAGGATAGCTGGAAGCTGAGCGACCGCTTTATTTTGGACTATGGCGTTCGGTGGGAGATCTATACGCCCATCTCAGAGCGCGCAAAGCGAACTGCAGGATTTCTCAATACAAGCGATACACAGGAATACGTCATCAATCCGCAGCCGGGCTACAAGGAAAACCTCAATGGCTGGGGGCCTCGGTTGCAGCTTACATGGCGCGCTTCACGACAACTGCAGTTTCATGCCGGCGGCGCAGTGACAGTCATACCGCCGAACATCTGGCAGGATAACTTCCTTACGGGATCTACACCGTTTGCCGTCTATCCCAGGTTAACGGCAGCCAAAGGAGCTCCGGTTCCATTTGGCTTCACTATCTCGCCGTCGCAGCTACCGCGAGCCTACACACCCACCGGTGTAGATATCTTCGCAAGCGGCAATACAAAAGATGTAGCTCCCAATACTGTCATGGACATTAACCGATACCAGAGAGATGTTGCAGCCCTCACGCCAAGCCACGTCATCAGCCCCCTCGGTCTTAGCGGCATCGACCGATCTTTTGGGAATGGCGCGCTCTATACCTGGACCGCTGGTTTTGAAAAACCCCTGGGAGGCCTGACAGCAGATGTGAACTATGTCGGGACTGCGGGTGTAAAGTTGCCACGTACAAGTTTTCCGAACGCCTACCCCGGAGCAGATCCTGAATTTGCTCGCTATACGCAGTTTGACTCGTCAGGCAACGTGATCGGCGGCTTTGGCCTCGAAAGCATCATCACCGCAACAGCACACTCCACCTACCACGCACTGCAAGCCTCGCTCACAGGCAATGCAGGCCATAGCGGTCCTAGCCTTCAGGCCAGCTATACCTGGGGTAAGGCACTCGACGATACGAGCTCCGTCTCAGGCGGACTGGGAGCGACGGGCGCAGTAGCCCAGACCTATCCACAAAACCCCTTCGATACCCATCCTGAAAAGGGACCGGCAACATTCGATATCGGACAGGCATTCACGGTAAGCGCAGTCCAAGACCTTCACATCGAGAACCTGGGCTTTCTTACTGGAGCTAACCGCAAAATGACGACAGGGTGGCAGGTCCTTGGCATCTCGACTATCACAAGCGGCTCACCGTTTACCGTCTACTCAGGAGTTCAGCAAACCGGCGCTGGCTCAAATGGCGCCGACCGTCCTGATCAGATCGCAAAGCCGCATCTTTCTACATCAAGGAACATCAGGGAAGATTACTTTGGAAAAGGAGCAAACAATGCTTCTTACTTCTCTATCCCAATCAATCTACCCAACGGCACCGGGCCAAACAAAGGGCGATTTGGCACTCTGGGCAGAAACACCTTTCGCGGACCGGCCTTTTATAACTACGATTTTGCCCTAATCAAAGACACACCCTTCGGCAAGCGAAAGAGCGGCTCCGAACTGGTCAACGTACAGTTTCGTTCGGAGTTCTTCAACCTCTTCAACATCGTGACCATGGGACTTCCCGCAAACACCCTTGAAGGTTCAGGCTTTGGCGTCATCAGCAAAACTGCCGGTAACTCGCGCCAAATTCAGTTTTCTCTAAAACTCATCTACTGA
- a CDS encoding tetratricopeptide repeat protein has translation MVSVVIALMMLMLSAASAQQANPVFSGDETIHGIVLGVDGKPVSDADVLLSRKSAPRSLEMRTKADGAFVFSSIPSGSYQIAATKAGLQSQVVAILVSPKKNTEEIRLVLQEPGLASSYGASAQSETQTMEFTDKPNFTVAGVTDWTAVGGHGSDSILRTSESLAKDTVTLKPEDTDHATEGEALGPRGKMESEGKLRAALASSPNSFAANHALGEFYLRSKRYQEAIPLLEKAYRIDSANVGNQFSLGLAYEQSEEPSTARQHIHELLVDHQNSGLYQLMGELDEKLGDPLSAVDEYEKAVKLDPSEQNYFDWGSELLLHRAVWQAQEVFRKGAEAYPKSARMQTAIGTALFAGARYDEAAGHLCRAADLNPGDPNPYLFMGKIQMAAPNPLPCIEPKLAYFVQQEPTNSVANYLYAMSILKHQEASPNKQAVQQASSLLEKAVAIDPKCGEAYLQLGILSASQRSFDKAIDFYKKAIEANPQLADAHYRLAMAYDRTGQSSKAQQELQLHDQLKREQAEAVEQQRREVKQFLIVKSGDSVGPAMK, from the coding sequence GTGGTCTCTGTTGTTATAGCCTTGATGATGTTGATGCTTTCAGCAGCGAGCGCACAGCAAGCGAATCCAGTGTTCTCCGGTGATGAGACGATACATGGCATTGTTCTTGGCGTCGATGGAAAGCCGGTGAGCGACGCTGACGTTCTTCTGAGCAGGAAGAGCGCCCCGAGAAGTTTAGAGATGAGGACCAAGGCAGATGGTGCCTTCGTGTTTTCATCTATACCGTCCGGCAGTTATCAGATTGCGGCAACGAAGGCAGGATTACAAAGTCAGGTCGTCGCGATCCTTGTATCGCCCAAGAAAAATACCGAAGAGATAAGACTTGTACTTCAGGAGCCGGGACTCGCTTCAAGTTATGGAGCATCGGCGCAGTCCGAAACGCAAACCATGGAGTTTACCGATAAGCCGAACTTTACCGTTGCGGGCGTTACCGATTGGACTGCTGTTGGAGGACATGGATCGGATTCGATCCTGCGAACCAGCGAATCACTCGCCAAGGATACAGTCACCCTTAAGCCAGAAGATACGGATCATGCCACGGAGGGCGAAGCTTTGGGCCCCAGGGGAAAGATGGAGTCTGAGGGTAAATTGCGTGCAGCATTGGCCAGCTCTCCCAATAGCTTTGCTGCAAACCATGCGTTGGGAGAGTTTTATCTCAGAAGCAAGCGATATCAAGAGGCTATTCCCTTGCTAGAGAAGGCATATCGGATTGATTCGGCCAATGTGGGAAATCAATTCTCTCTCGGGTTAGCGTATGAACAGAGCGAAGAACCTTCGACAGCGCGCCAACACATCCATGAACTATTAGTGGATCATCAAAACTCCGGACTGTATCAGTTGATGGGAGAGCTGGATGAAAAGCTGGGAGATCCTCTGTCGGCTGTTGATGAATATGAGAAGGCAGTAAAGCTTGACCCCAGCGAACAGAATTACTTTGATTGGGGTTCCGAGTTATTGCTGCATCGTGCTGTTTGGCAAGCACAGGAGGTCTTTCGTAAAGGAGCAGAGGCCTATCCCAAATCTGCCAGGATGCAGACCGCAATAGGCACTGCGCTCTTTGCCGGCGCACGTTATGATGAGGCCGCTGGTCATCTTTGCCGTGCTGCCGATTTGAATCCAGGTGACCCTAATCCCTACTTGTTCATGGGGAAGATCCAGATGGCAGCGCCAAATCCATTGCCCTGCATCGAGCCAAAGTTGGCATACTTTGTGCAGCAGGAGCCTACAAACTCGGTCGCAAATTATCTCTATGCAATGTCTATCCTGAAGCATCAGGAGGCATCTCCGAACAAACAAGCGGTGCAACAGGCTTCGTCGTTATTGGAGAAGGCTGTAGCGATTGATCCGAAGTGTGGTGAAGCTTACCTGCAGCTCGGAATCCTCTCTGCATCGCAACGATCTTTTGATAAGGCGATTGATTTTTACAAAAAAGCAATTGAAGCGAATCCTCAACTGGCTGATGCTCACTATCGTTTGGCAATGGCCTACGATCGTACAGGCCAGTCGTCAAAGGCTCAGCAGGAGTTGCAGCTTCATGACCAGCTCAAGCGAGAACAGGCCGAAGCTGTTGAGCAGCAGCGAAGAGAGGTCAAACAATTCCTGATCGTCAAATCAGGAGATTCGGTAGGACCAGCAATGAAGTAA
- a CDS encoding CRTAC1 family protein: MISPRRRFIGSSLFLLGGALTDALTTPLWKWKHSLTVEAAALDPKASDVQFVDVAQQAGLNVPNVWGGIDHKRSIIETKGSGLAFFDYDNDGWLDIYLTNGNRLDTTWPAGKAPTSHLFKNNRDGTFTDVTEKSGLGITGWQTGVCVGDYDNDGWDDLFCCFLGHNMLFHNNGNGTFTDVTRKAGLYQEKGRWGAGCTFLDYDRDGHLDLFVCNYIKIDLDNIPSASATHYCQWKGVPILCGPRGLPGDTNILYHNNGDGTFTDVSEKSGILKPGPRYSITPVSYDFDNDGWPDIYIAVDSEASILFKNNHDGTFTDVAVMAGCAYNNDGHEQAGMGVAVADYDCDGWFDIFKTNFVDDTCNLYHNNGDGTFTDVTSPSGIGVNNRYVAWGCGFIDYDNDGWQDILQVNGHVYPEVDHYNLGEPFKNPRLVYKNLGNGTFKDVSAEMGPGISERFSSRGAAFGDYNNNGNMDALVLNLNDLPSLLRNDGGNKQNWIKIKLVGTKCNRTAIGARVRVITGKHAQMDEVHSGTSVMSQSDLRLHFGIGKVDTVDLIEVKWPTTQKIERFTKVKANQIITIREGDGIITSFTPKAS; the protein is encoded by the coding sequence ATGATCTCTCCGCGACGGCGCTTTATCGGATCTTCCCTCTTTTTACTTGGTGGCGCATTGACGGATGCACTGACCACTCCTCTTTGGAAATGGAAGCATTCTTTGACCGTAGAAGCGGCTGCGTTAGATCCAAAAGCATCCGACGTCCAATTTGTGGATGTAGCTCAGCAAGCCGGGCTTAACGTTCCCAATGTATGGGGCGGCATCGACCATAAGCGTTCGATTATTGAGACGAAGGGCAGCGGTCTCGCATTTTTTGACTACGACAACGACGGATGGCTGGACATCTACCTGACGAACGGCAATCGTCTCGATACAACCTGGCCCGCTGGTAAAGCGCCCACTTCGCATCTCTTTAAGAATAATCGCGACGGCACGTTCACTGATGTAACCGAGAAATCAGGGCTGGGCATTACAGGCTGGCAGACAGGCGTTTGCGTAGGCGACTACGACAACGATGGCTGGGATGACCTCTTTTGCTGCTTCCTTGGCCACAACATGCTCTTTCACAATAACGGCAACGGCACCTTTACCGATGTGACTCGAAAGGCCGGCCTCTATCAGGAAAAAGGACGCTGGGGCGCTGGCTGCACGTTTCTCGATTATGACCGTGACGGCCATCTCGATTTATTCGTCTGCAACTACATCAAGATCGACCTGGACAACATCCCATCTGCCAGTGCAACTCACTACTGCCAATGGAAGGGTGTCCCCATCCTTTGCGGGCCGCGCGGGCTTCCCGGTGACACGAATATCCTCTATCACAATAACGGTGACGGAACCTTTACCGATGTCTCCGAGAAATCCGGAATCCTCAAGCCCGGCCCACGCTATTCGATTACGCCCGTATCCTACGACTTCGATAACGATGGGTGGCCGGACATCTACATTGCGGTGGACTCGGAAGCCAGCATTTTATTTAAAAATAATCACGACGGCACATTCACCGATGTCGCAGTAATGGCTGGCTGTGCCTATAACAACGACGGACACGAGCAGGCCGGGATGGGCGTTGCCGTAGCCGACTATGACTGCGATGGCTGGTTCGATATCTTCAAGACAAACTTCGTCGACGATACCTGCAATCTCTATCACAATAACGGCGACGGCACGTTCACCGATGTAACCTCACCTTCAGGAATCGGGGTCAACAATCGCTATGTCGCCTGGGGCTGTGGCTTCATCGACTACGACAATGACGGTTGGCAAGACATCCTTCAGGTCAACGGACACGTCTACCCGGAGGTTGATCATTACAACCTGGGCGAACCATTTAAGAATCCACGGCTCGTTTATAAGAACCTTGGAAATGGGACATTTAAGGATGTCTCCGCAGAGATGGGCCCCGGAATCAGCGAGCGCTTTTCGAGCCGCGGTGCCGCATTTGGAGACTACAACAATAACGGCAACATGGATGCACTTGTGCTCAATCTAAACGATCTCCCATCGCTTCTGCGGAATGATGGAGGCAACAAGCAGAACTGGATCAAGATCAAGCTCGTGGGGACCAAGTGCAATCGAACCGCGATAGGCGCCCGCGTCAGGGTGATCACCGGCAAGCACGCACAAATGGATGAAGTGCATAGCGGCACCAGCGTAATGTCACAAAGCGACCTGCGTCTTCACTTCGGCATCGGCAAGGTAGATACCGTTGATCTTATCGAGGTAAAGTGGCCGACGACACAGAAGATAGAGCGATTCACAAAGGTCAAAGCGAACCAAATTATCACTATTCGCGAAGGCGATGGAATCATCACCTCCTTTACCCCTAAAGCATCATGA
- a CDS encoding FG-GAP-like repeat-containing protein translates to MANVLGLVAPGSDEYLTEKYAFEIDSLLQQWGQSLRESVHNLPNLSKLLSPSIQTSLLQPIKEVQLRSRYGISATKRQFSEAAPSQPERFVKELQSWLGPVAKIETAEFEIYEIEVTPAASLTVQLSIRYDIVAIHKDAQREERVGTWRTEWSRSPLNEWIAQKWEAGEEILSVGSHAAFLDVSSQALNGVESYKNQMLHGADYWRTILDGACGIDLYGNNGVAAGDYDNDGFDDLYICQPAGLPNRLYRNRGDGTFEDVTEKAGVGALDNTACALFADFDNRGLQDLLVVCGSGPLLFQNQGNGTFSLKRDAFKFASPPQGTFTHAAIADYDGDGRLDIYFCTYMYYFGLDQYHYPVPYYDARNGPPNCLLHNEGNGQFVEKTETAGLNVDNNRYSFACAWGESRSNGLPDLCIANDFGSSQIYRNNGNGIFTVASKESHIEDVGAGMSACWSDFNNDGQQDIYITSMWEASGQRVSGQAQFHQEAPQSIRALYQRHARGNALYRNQGDGTFHNVGQQAGVAMGRWSWSSDFWDFDHDGYSDLYVTNGYISAVDRNDIASFFWRQVVAKSPDDATPSLAYEHGWNAINELIRSDSSWNAYERNVMFANNRDGTFSEVSGVTGLDFIEDSRSFALADIDHDGRLEVILKNRNAPQLRILHNAMSDLGDSIAFRLRGHKSNRDAIGAAITVETDTITQTKYLQAGSGFLAQHSKEVFFGLGRPKGVLKVTVRWPSGIVQKFENVPLNHRIEIEESVEQYRAKAFAATPEAYTREGLPSPPETLPSQVETWLISPLKAPEFSLPDLTGNMRELRQLQGNFVLLNFWATTSLLCREQLRSLQQHRSKFAANRMEIVAINIDEAADVPSARSIATMEKLSFPVLFATEEVGCIYNIIYRYLFDRRRDLAIPTSFLLDAKGMIVKIYQGAIDPEHVLEDARTAPTNAAERTSRAIPLKGELFQGSFQRNDFTYGVALFQHGYLDQAAESFQQVIASKPDNSEGYYNLGTLNLRRNDLQQARSYLEKALKLRPNYPEAWSNLGMINAQEGHSEDAIANFEQALQLRPDYEIALLNLGNVYRRQRNFGKAEESLTHALRIQPDDPEGNYSLGMVYAQQNQLPAAAIYLQKALSFRPAYPEALNNLGIIFVRLKDYEKAEEQFKTGIRMAPGNEQAYLNLARLYAMEAQKEKAKQVLQELLLAQPLNAEAKQALEILR, encoded by the coding sequence TTGGCGAACGTTCTTGGCCTGGTAGCTCCGGGCTCAGATGAATATCTCACCGAGAAGTACGCCTTCGAGATCGATTCGCTCCTTCAGCAGTGGGGTCAATCCCTTCGAGAGTCCGTTCATAACCTTCCAAACTTATCGAAGCTCTTATCACCCTCTATTCAAACTTCCCTTCTACAACCGATCAAGGAAGTCCAACTGCGCTCGAGATATGGAATCAGCGCAACGAAGAGACAGTTTAGCGAGGCAGCCCCCTCCCAACCTGAACGGTTTGTTAAGGAGCTTCAAAGCTGGCTTGGTCCGGTCGCAAAGATCGAGACTGCCGAATTTGAAATCTATGAGATCGAGGTAACTCCCGCCGCTTCTCTTACGGTTCAACTGTCAATTCGGTACGACATCGTCGCGATCCATAAGGATGCTCAACGCGAAGAACGAGTTGGGACATGGCGAACCGAATGGTCGCGCAGCCCATTGAACGAATGGATCGCCCAAAAGTGGGAGGCTGGCGAAGAGATACTCAGCGTCGGGAGCCATGCTGCATTTCTTGATGTATCGTCGCAAGCTCTGAATGGTGTTGAGTCTTATAAAAACCAGATGCTTCACGGAGCCGACTATTGGCGAACTATCCTGGACGGCGCTTGCGGCATCGATCTTTATGGAAACAATGGTGTGGCTGCCGGCGATTACGACAACGACGGTTTCGATGACTTATATATTTGCCAGCCGGCAGGACTACCGAATCGGCTTTATCGCAACCGCGGCGACGGAACCTTTGAAGATGTGACCGAGAAAGCCGGAGTCGGTGCGCTCGACAACACGGCCTGCGCGCTGTTCGCAGACTTTGACAACAGAGGGCTTCAAGATCTCCTCGTCGTTTGCGGTAGCGGACCGCTGCTCTTCCAGAACCAGGGAAACGGAACGTTCTCGCTCAAGCGCGATGCCTTCAAGTTTGCGAGTCCGCCTCAGGGGACTTTTACGCATGCTGCAATCGCCGACTACGATGGCGACGGGCGTCTCGATATCTACTTCTGCACTTACATGTACTACTTCGGCCTCGATCAGTATCACTACCCTGTTCCCTACTACGATGCACGCAATGGGCCGCCAAACTGCCTTTTGCACAATGAAGGAAATGGGCAATTTGTAGAAAAGACTGAGACCGCGGGACTAAACGTAGACAATAACCGATACAGCTTTGCGTGTGCATGGGGAGAGTCGCGTTCGAACGGCCTGCCCGATTTGTGCATCGCTAACGATTTCGGAAGCTCGCAGATCTATCGCAATAACGGAAATGGGATTTTTACCGTTGCATCCAAAGAGTCGCACATTGAAGATGTCGGCGCCGGAATGAGCGCCTGCTGGTCCGATTTCAATAACGATGGGCAACAGGATATCTACATCACAAGCATGTGGGAGGCCTCTGGCCAAAGAGTTTCAGGGCAAGCGCAATTTCATCAGGAAGCTCCGCAAAGCATTCGCGCTCTCTATCAACGACACGCACGCGGAAATGCTTTGTATCGAAACCAGGGAGATGGCACATTTCACAACGTTGGCCAGCAGGCTGGAGTCGCAATGGGCCGATGGTCCTGGTCCTCAGATTTTTGGGACTTTGACCATGATGGTTACTCCGACTTGTACGTCACCAACGGCTATATCTCTGCAGTAGATCGAAACGACATCGCAAGTTTCTTCTGGCGACAGGTTGTGGCGAAATCACCCGACGACGCTACGCCTTCATTAGCTTATGAACATGGCTGGAATGCCATCAATGAATTGATCCGATCAGATAGCTCTTGGAACGCCTACGAAAGAAATGTGATGTTCGCGAACAACCGCGACGGCACGTTCTCCGAAGTCTCCGGCGTTACAGGGCTGGACTTCATCGAAGATAGCCGCTCCTTTGCACTCGCAGATATCGATCATGATGGCCGGCTGGAGGTCATCCTTAAAAACCGCAATGCTCCTCAACTGCGGATTCTGCACAATGCAATGAGTGATCTGGGCGACTCAATTGCATTTCGATTGCGCGGGCATAAGAGTAATCGTGATGCAATCGGAGCCGCAATTACGGTTGAGACAGACACGATCACCCAAACGAAATACTTGCAGGCAGGCTCAGGATTTCTTGCACAACATTCCAAAGAAGTCTTCTTTGGGCTTGGAAGGCCAAAGGGAGTATTAAAGGTAACGGTTCGCTGGCCGAGCGGGATAGTTCAGAAGTTTGAAAATGTGCCTCTAAACCACCGCATCGAGATAGAAGAGAGCGTAGAACAATATCGCGCCAAAGCCTTTGCCGCAACGCCTGAGGCTTATACGCGAGAGGGATTGCCTTCGCCGCCGGAGACGTTGCCATCTCAAGTGGAGACCTGGTTGATCTCTCCATTGAAAGCTCCCGAATTTTCGTTGCCGGACTTGACCGGGAACATGAGAGAGCTGCGACAGCTACAAGGTAATTTCGTGCTTCTCAACTTCTGGGCGACAACATCTCTGCTCTGTCGCGAGCAGCTGCGATCTCTTCAGCAGCACCGATCGAAGTTTGCAGCAAACCGCATGGAGATTGTCGCCATCAATATTGACGAGGCTGCTGACGTCCCATCCGCGCGATCAATCGCAACAATGGAGAAACTTTCCTTCCCTGTTCTCTTTGCGACAGAAGAGGTGGGGTGCATCTACAACATCATCTATCGCTACCTCTTCGATCGTCGCAGAGATCTTGCAATTCCGACGTCCTTCCTATTGGACGCAAAGGGCATGATCGTCAAGATCTACCAGGGCGCAATCGATCCCGAGCACGTGCTCGAAGATGCAAGAACCGCACCGACTAATGCTGCCGAGCGAACCTCTCGCGCTATTCCTTTGAAGGGCGAGCTCTTTCAGGGATCATTTCAACGCAATGATTTCACCTATGGAGTTGCACTATTCCAGCATGGATATCTTGACCAGGCAGCAGAGTCTTTCCAGCAAGTAATCGCCTCTAAACCTGATAATTCTGAAGGATATTACAACCTCGGCACTCTCAATCTGCGCAGAAACGATCTTCAACAAGCGCGTAGCTATCTCGAAAAAGCCCTCAAGCTGCGCCCGAACTATCCAGAGGCGTGGAGCAACCTGGGAATGATCAATGCTCAGGAAGGACACTCCGAAGATGCCATCGCAAACTTTGAGCAGGCGTTGCAGCTAAGACCAGACTACGAAATTGCACTGCTGAATCTCGGAAATGTTTACCGGCGCCAGAGGAACTTCGGAAAAGCAGAGGAATCCCTGACTCATGCGCTGAGAATCCAGCCTGATGATCCTGAAGGCAACTACAGTCTTGGCATGGTTTATGCGCAGCAGAACCAGCTTCCGGCGGCTGCTATTTATTTGCAAAAGGCGCTTTCGTTTCGCCCCGCATATCCTGAAGCCTTAAACAACCTTGGCATCATCTTTGTGCGATTGAAAGATTATGAAAAAGCAGAGGAGCAGTTCAAAACTGGGATACGGATGGCCCCTGGCAATGAACAGGCATATCTCAACCTTGCGCGCCTTTATGCAATGGAAGCTCAAAAGGAAAAGGCAAAGCAGGTCCTGCAGGAGCTACTGCTCGCACAGCCACTGAACGCAGAAGCAAAGCAGGCTTTGGAGATATTGCGATAG